One part of the Podarcis muralis chromosome 3, rPodMur119.hap1.1, whole genome shotgun sequence genome encodes these proteins:
- the EVA1A gene encoding protein eva-1 homolog A isoform X3: MEPTGTKMALLSNVLAAYSFVTENPERAALYFVSGICAGLLLTLLVLVLRISCQTDCKPLQTKKPSRDSDTNGSDSDDDSDTASDLSARRHRRFERTLNMNVFTSAEELERAQRLEERERIIREIWMNGQPDIPGTRSLNRYY; the protein is encoded by the exons ATGGAGCCTACGGGGACCAAGATGGCCTTGCTCAGCAACGTCCTGGCAGCCTATTCCTTTGTCACAG AAAATCCTGAGCGAGCTGCTTTGTATTTTGTGTCTGGCATTTGTGCAGGCCTTCTCCTGACCTTGCTGGTTTTAGTACTCCGAATCTCCTGTCAAACTGATTGCAAACCATTGCAAACCAAAAAGCCATCGCGGGACAGTGACACCAATGGCAGTGACAGCGACGATGACTCAGACACTGCGTCCGACCTGTCTGCTCGACGGCACCGCAGGTTTGAAAGAACACTGAATATGAACGTTTTCACCTCGGCTGAGGAGCTAGAGCGAGCTCAAAGGCTGGAAGAAAGGGAGCGCATCATACGAGAGATTTGGATGAATGGGCAGCCAGATATCCCAGGAACCAGGAGCCTAAACCGTTACTACTAA